The Streptomyces sp. TG1A-8 nucleotide sequence GGCCTTCCCCGCCGTTGGGGCGCGACCGGTCGTCGAGGTGATGCCGGGTGGTGGCGGGGCAGTGGGGAAGGAGGCTGCCGTGGTGGAGTGGCGGCCGTTGCGGGCCGGTGCCCGAGCCGGTGGCCGCGCCCCTTGCCTGGGCGGGCGCCTTCATCGGGACTTTGCTGAGCCGGCGCCGCAGGACTCCACGGACCGGGCCTGCAGCGGCGCGGTCGTGAGGGTCGCGGCGGCGGTGCTGTCCGTCGCGGCGGCCGCCGGCGCCGTAGCGCTGTCGACGGCGCAGCGCGGGACCGGTGTGTGTCGTTCTCGCCCTACCCGGTGACTTCCATGTTCTTCCGCTCCTGGTGGAGTCGTACGATTCCATGTCGATGCCGAGGCGGGTGGCGTGCTCGACGAGTGCCGGCGGAGCCGCCGTCCGATGGGACTTTGCGGATGGCGGGGCGGGCGGCACCCACCCGGGAGATCAGACGGGTGTCGGCAACGGAGCGTGGCCAGCCACGCGAGCAAGCAGTCCGAGGGGGTCGGCGACGCTGCTCCGCTTTGCGGCCAGCCGGGACGCTGGTGAAGGTCTTCACCCTCTGCCTCTCGATCACGCACGCGGATAGCTCCCCAGGCTTGCCCTCCACGTGCCGTGACGTGGTCTGACGCAGCGGGCCGATCGTTGAGGCAAGCACGGCGCTCATGAGGGGGAAGGTTTAGCCTGAGAGCCCGGGCCGGAGAGAGGCATGGTCAGTGCGAGACGGACACCACGACGAAGGCGGCGGGTCGTCCCGCAGGCGGGGCAGGGGGGAGTTGGAGAGCAGTGTGCTGGCTGCTCTCTGGGCAGCCGATGGCTCGTTGACGGCGAGGCAGGTCAGGGAAGTGCTGCCGGCGGACCTGGCGTACACCACGGTGCTGACGATCCTGTCGCGGCTGTACGACAAAGGGGTGCTGGTCCGGCACCGGGAGGGGCGCAGTTACGCGTACGAGCCGGCTCGGGACGAGGCGTCCCACACCGCCGAGCAGATGCGTACGCTGTTGGAGCACGGCTCCGACCGGGAGGCGGTGCTGGCCCGGTTCGTCTCCGAACTCTCCGAGCGCGACGGGCAGTTGCTGCAACGGCTGCTGGCCGGGGATGACCACGCCGACCACGCCACGCGGTCCGGCGAAGGGCCGTGAGCGGTGCGGATCAGCGTCTACATCCCGTTTCTTCTCACCGTCGTCCTCGCGGCGTTCGCACCCCGGTCGGCGCGGCGGCTGCCTCCGTGTCCGGCCGCCTGGGCACTGGCCTGCGTTGCGCTGGTCACGGTGGTCGGCTGGCTGGGGTCGCTGGCCCTGCTGGCGTTCACCGGGCTCGCGCAGATGCCCGAGGTCGCCGAGGAAGGACGCTGGTCGGTGTCGGCGTTGCGCGCCGCGGACCCGGTGCACCTCGTCATCGCGGTGGGCAGCGCGCTCGCCCTGCTCATCGCGAGCGTGGCCCTCGCAGCCGCCGCTGTACGCCAGGCCCGCCACGTCAGGTGGGCGCGGCGGGAGTGCGCGCGGCTGCCCGGCGACACCGAGCTGGTCGTGCTCGATGACGACTCCCCGCTGGCGTTCGCGCTGCCCGGTGCACCGGGGCGGATCGTGGTGTCCCGGGGCATGCTGCGCTGCCTCGCCGATGGCG carries:
- a CDS encoding BlaI/MecI/CopY family transcriptional regulator, with the protein product MESSVLAALWAADGSLTARQVREVLPADLAYTTVLTILSRLYDKGVLVRHREGRSYAYEPARDEASHTAEQMRTLLEHGSDREAVLARFVSELSERDGQLLQRLLAGDDHADHATRSGEGP